In the Juglans microcarpa x Juglans regia isolate MS1-56 chromosome 6D, Jm3101_v1.0, whole genome shotgun sequence genome, one interval contains:
- the LOC121235942 gene encoding abscisic acid receptor PYR1, which yields MEKGEGSMAEADETHNTTHHLAAPTGLTQAEFDELKRLVIEFHTYKLGSGQCSSLLAQRINAPLHAVWSLVRRFDQPQTYKHFIKSCTVKENFRMTVGCTRVVNVISGLPADASTERLDMLDEDRHVTGFSIIGGEHRLKNYRSVTSVHGFHRDGKIWTVVLESYIVDVPEGNTEEDTRLFADTVVKLNLQRLASVAEAMARDGDGKSEAF from the coding sequence ATGGAGAAAGGCGAGGGCTCAATGGCGGAGGCAGACGAAACGCACAACACGACCCACCACCTGGCGGCCCCAACCGGTTTGACCCAGGCCGAGTTCGACGAGTTAAAGCGGCTAGTGATCGAGTTCCACACCTACAAGCTCGGCTCGGGCCAATGTTCCTCCCTACTCGCGCAGCGCATTAACGCGCCTCTCCACGCCGTCTGGTCCTTAGTCCGGCGTTTCGACCAGCCCCAGACCTACAAACACTTCATCAAGAGCTGCACGGTGAAGGAGAACTTCAGGATGACCGTTGGATGTACCAGGGTTGTGAATGTCATCTCCGGGTTACCGGCGGACGCCAGTACCGAGAGGCTCGATATGTTGGACGAAGACCGGCACGTCACCGGGTTCAGTATCATCGGAGGGGAACACAGGCTGAAAAATTACCGGTCGGTCACGTCGGTCCACGGGTTCCATCGCGACGGGAAGATCTGGACCGTGGTGTTGGAATCGTATATAGTGGATGTACCGGAGGGAAACACCGAGGAAGACACGCGTCTGTTTGCGGACACCGTCGTGAAGTTGAATCTGCAGAGGCTGGCATCCGTCGCCGAAGCCATGGCCCGTGACGGTGACGGTAAGTCTGaggccttttaa